The following are encoded in a window of Lichenicola cladoniae genomic DNA:
- the aepY gene encoding phosphonopyruvate decarboxylase, translating to MIQAQTFIDAAAARGLDFYSGVPCSFLTPMINRVIGAGGEGGRLDYVGAASEGEAVAIASGAWLGGRGGVVICQNSGLGNCVNPLTSLNVPFRIPLLLITTWRGQPGLADEPQHVLMGQITQAMLDLCAVPNQAFPKQDHEIGPALDAAFSRFENDNLPFGLVMEQGSVAEESLPETASRLPAPGTWSDLRRHAGRPSRVALLERLLALSPDEAAVIATTGKSGRELFTLSDREQHLYQVGSMGGASGMALGVALTVPDRPIVVLDGDGAALMKLGSLATIGARQPKNLIHVLLDNGVHDSTGGQSTVSASVDFAAIALACGYRLAISTDDEAGFAQAVTAALASPGPVLIHARMMPGSMKVLGRPTIAPHDVARRFRGFLSEKPVRKA from the coding sequence ATGATCCAGGCCCAGACCTTCATCGATGCCGCCGCCGCGCGAGGCCTCGACTTCTACAGCGGCGTGCCGTGCTCGTTCCTCACGCCGATGATCAACCGGGTGATCGGTGCCGGTGGCGAAGGCGGCCGGCTGGACTATGTCGGTGCCGCCAGCGAGGGCGAGGCCGTGGCAATTGCCTCCGGCGCCTGGCTCGGCGGTCGCGGTGGCGTGGTCATCTGCCAGAACTCCGGGCTCGGCAACTGCGTCAATCCGCTCACCTCGCTGAACGTGCCGTTCCGGATTCCGCTGCTGCTGATCACCACGTGGCGTGGCCAGCCGGGCCTCGCCGACGAGCCGCAGCATGTGCTGATGGGGCAGATCACCCAGGCGATGCTCGATCTCTGCGCCGTGCCGAACCAGGCATTCCCGAAGCAGGATCATGAGATCGGTCCTGCCCTGGACGCAGCCTTTTCCCGCTTCGAGAACGACAACCTGCCGTTCGGACTGGTGATGGAGCAGGGCAGCGTCGCCGAGGAATCCCTGCCCGAAACCGCTTCGAGGCTGCCGGCTCCCGGTACATGGTCCGACCTGCGTCGCCACGCTGGCCGACCGAGCCGGGTCGCGTTGCTGGAACGGCTGCTAGCGTTGTCGCCCGACGAGGCGGCGGTCATCGCCACCACGGGCAAGAGCGGGCGCGAGTTGTTCACCCTGTCGGACCGGGAGCAGCACCTCTACCAGGTCGGCTCGATGGGCGGCGCCTCGGGCATGGCGCTGGGCGTGGCCCTCACGGTGCCGGACCGGCCAATCGTCGTGCTGGACGGGGACGGGGCCGCGCTGATGAAGCTTGGTTCGCTGGCGACCATCGGTGCAAGGCAGCCGAAAAACCTGATCCATGTGCTGCTGGATAATGGCGTTCACGACTCGACCGGCGGACAAAGTACCGTCTCGGCGTCGGTCGATTTTGCTGCGATCGCGCTGGCGTGCGGCTATCGCCTGGCCATTTCGACAGACGACGAAGCTGGATTTGCCCAAGCCGTCACAGCGGCATTGGCGAGCCCAGGTCCGGTTCTCATCCATGCCCGAATGATGCCGGGGTCTATGAAGGTGCTTGGACGACCGACGATCGCGCCGCACGATGTGGCGCGGCGCTTTCGCGGTTTCCTGAGCGAAAAACCGGTCCGGAAGGCCTGA
- a CDS encoding bifunctional 5,10-methylenetetrahydrofolate dehydrogenase/5,10-methenyltetrahydrofolate cyclohydrolase — MTRSNIIPVPAIPMQAGQIQTRLIDGKAHAARLTAEIELEVAQLAEKHGIVPGLAVVLVGNNPASEVYVRSKIAHTEQVGMRSIAHILPGSTTQQELLSLVADLNADPTIHGVLVQLPLPRGIDAALITSAIDPAKDVDGLGPMNVGLTTLGLPGLVPCTPLGCLLLLRGELGSLKGLHAVVVGKSNLVGRPMAQLLLQEECTVTVCHVATADVGALACLADILVVATGHKGLVRREWIKPGATVIDVGINRVTTPEGRTRLVGDVVFDEAMGRAGRLTPVPGGVGPMTIACLLRNTLTAAQRSLR, encoded by the coding sequence ATGACACGCTCCAACATCATCCCGGTGCCGGCAATACCGATGCAGGCGGGGCAGATCCAGACGCGTCTCATCGACGGGAAGGCGCATGCCGCCCGCCTGACCGCGGAAATCGAGCTCGAGGTGGCCCAGCTCGCCGAGAAACACGGCATCGTGCCCGGACTGGCGGTGGTGCTTGTCGGCAACAACCCGGCCAGCGAGGTCTATGTCCGCTCCAAGATCGCGCATACCGAACAGGTCGGCATGCGCTCGATCGCGCACATACTGCCCGGTTCGACCACGCAGCAGGAGCTGCTGTCGCTGGTCGCAGATCTCAATGCGGACCCGACCATCCACGGCGTCCTCGTACAGTTGCCGCTTCCTCGCGGGATCGATGCCGCCCTGATCACCAGCGCCATCGACCCGGCCAAGGATGTCGATGGGCTGGGCCCGATGAATGTCGGCCTGACCACGCTCGGCCTGCCCGGGCTGGTCCCCTGCACCCCGCTCGGCTGCCTGCTGCTGCTGCGGGGCGAACTCGGCAGCCTCAAGGGCCTGCATGCGGTGGTGGTCGGCAAGTCCAACCTGGTCGGGCGGCCGATGGCGCAACTCCTGCTGCAGGAGGAATGCACGGTCACCGTCTGCCATGTCGCGACCGCGGACGTGGGCGCGCTGGCATGCCTGGCGGATATCCTGGTGGTGGCGACCGGGCACAAGGGACTGGTCCGGCGGGAGTGGATCAAGCCGGGTGCGACGGTCATCGATGTCGGGATCAATCGCGTGACGACGCCGGAAGGCCGTACCCGGCTGGTCGGCGACGTGGTGTTCGATGAAGCGATGGGTCGCGCGGGCCGGCTTACCCCCGTGCCGGGCGGCGTCGGGCCGATGACGATCGCCTGCCTGCTGCGCAACACCCTGACAGCGGCGCAGCGGTCGCTTCGCTAG
- a CDS encoding threonine aldolase family protein, producing the protein MKPIRKNFGSDNVGPVSPAILNAMIEANEGAVPSYGADAWTARLQTVVRDVFETEVDVFAVATGTAANALALSAMVPTYGAVYCDASAHIDTDECGAPEFFTGGAKLLGLPSRDGRLSPAALTAHLEAGRGIGVHKSRPTALSITQATEWGTIYGVKDVQAIGETARGLGLSLHMDGARFANALATLGCSPADITWKAGIDVLSLGATKNGAMAAEAVVFFRRDLAEEFSRRRKRAGHLWSKSRYLSAQLVAYLTDDLWLRNARQANAMATRLARGLLELDGVGLLHEVQSNEVFAVLPEPVIGRLEAAGFTFYRWYLPAGDTPVPGTAPVRLVTGLDTEAADVDALLVEARG; encoded by the coding sequence ATGAAGCCCATACGAAAGAACTTCGGCAGCGACAATGTCGGTCCTGTCAGTCCAGCCATCCTGAATGCCATGATCGAGGCGAACGAGGGGGCGGTGCCATCCTACGGCGCCGACGCCTGGACTGCACGGCTGCAAACGGTCGTGCGCGATGTCTTTGAAACCGAGGTCGATGTGTTCGCGGTCGCCACCGGCACCGCAGCGAACGCCCTCGCCTTGTCGGCGATGGTGCCGACCTATGGCGCAGTCTATTGCGACGCCTCAGCGCATATCGATACCGACGAGTGCGGTGCGCCGGAATTCTTTACCGGCGGCGCCAAGCTGCTCGGCCTGCCGAGCCGCGATGGCCGTCTCTCGCCCGCAGCGCTCACCGCGCATCTCGAGGCCGGGCGCGGCATCGGCGTGCATAAAAGCCGTCCCACCGCGCTCAGCATCACCCAGGCGACCGAGTGGGGAACCATCTACGGTGTCAAGGACGTGCAGGCGATCGGCGAGACCGCACGCGGGCTCGGACTTTCGCTGCACATGGACGGCGCCCGCTTCGCCAATGCATTGGCGACGCTCGGTTGTTCGCCTGCCGATATCACCTGGAAGGCCGGCATCGACGTCCTGTCGCTCGGCGCTACCAAGAACGGTGCCATGGCGGCCGAAGCGGTGGTCTTCTTCAGGCGCGACCTGGCAGAGGAATTCTCGCGCCGTCGCAAGCGGGCGGGTCATCTCTGGTCGAAGTCGCGATACCTGAGCGCCCAGCTCGTCGCCTACCTGACCGACGATCTCTGGCTCCGGAACGCGCGCCAGGCTAACGCTATGGCAACACGCCTCGCCCGGGGACTGCTCGAGCTCGATGGGGTCGGCCTGCTGCACGAGGTGCAGTCGAACGAAGTGTTCGCGGTGCTGCCCGAGCCGGTGATCGGCCGGCTGGAGGCGGCCGGCTTCACCTTCTATCGCTGGTATCTGCCGGCCGGGGACACCCCGGTTCCCGGCACCGCGCCGGTTCGCCTGGTGACCGGTCTTGATACCGAGGCAGCCGATGTCGACGCGCTACTGGTGGAGGCAAGGGGCTGA
- a CDS encoding M20/M25/M40 family metallo-hydrolase: MNAPFPRTAGSNPGPALDHVDRQLDASLERLFALLRIPSISTQPDHAPDCRRAAEWLRDDLASLGFQASVRDTPGLPIVVAHDRSPGAAALNAPHVLFYGHYDVQPVDPIELWTRDPFDPILVDAPARDGQAADRWITARGASDDKGQVMTFLEALRAIRAADGSYPLRISVLLEGEEESGGANLRPFLDAHADELKADFALICDTDMLGDDVPAITTMLRGMVGEEITITCADRDLHSGLYGNAARNPLHLLVEILSSLRDAEGRVTLPGFYDGVSPLPATVKESWDRIGFSDAELLGPVGLSIPAGEPGFSALEQTWARPTYEINGITGGYGGEGFKTVLPGKASAKVSFRMVSGQDPETIRAAFRAHVQAHIPPDCSVAFRSHGGSTASSLPIEGPSLRAALAALTEEWGTEAAVVGSGGSIPVVRDLQESLGMDSLLIGFARADNRIHSPNEKYDLSSFHRGTRSWVRVLYALASI; the protein is encoded by the coding sequence ATGAACGCACCCTTCCCCCGCACCGCCGGCTCCAACCCGGGCCCGGCGCTCGATCACGTCGATCGCCAGCTCGATGCCAGCCTCGAGCGGCTGTTTGCCCTCCTGCGCATTCCGAGCATATCCACCCAGCCGGACCATGCGCCGGATTGTCGCCGCGCCGCCGAATGGCTGCGCGACGACCTGGCCTCGCTCGGGTTCCAGGCGAGCGTGCGGGATACGCCGGGCCTGCCGATCGTGGTGGCACACGACCGTTCGCCGGGGGCTGCCGCACTGAATGCGCCGCATGTCCTGTTCTATGGGCATTACGACGTGCAGCCGGTGGACCCGATCGAGCTCTGGACGCGCGACCCGTTCGACCCGATCCTGGTGGATGCGCCGGCACGCGACGGTCAAGCGGCCGATCGCTGGATCACCGCGCGCGGCGCGTCAGACGACAAGGGCCAGGTCATGACGTTCCTGGAGGCGTTGCGGGCGATCCGGGCAGCGGACGGCAGCTACCCGTTGCGGATTTCAGTATTGCTGGAAGGCGAGGAGGAAAGCGGCGGCGCGAACCTGCGGCCTTTCCTGGACGCGCATGCGGACGAGCTGAAGGCCGACTTCGCGCTGATCTGCGACACCGACATGCTGGGCGACGACGTTCCCGCGATCACCACGATGCTGCGCGGGATGGTCGGCGAGGAGATCACCATCACCTGCGCCGATCGCGACCTGCACTCCGGCCTCTACGGCAATGCGGCGCGCAACCCGCTGCACCTGCTGGTCGAGATCCTGTCCTCGCTGCGCGATGCCGAGGGGCGCGTCACCCTGCCCGGCTTCTATGACGGGGTCTCGCCGTTGCCGGCAACGGTGAAGGAAAGCTGGGACCGGATCGGCTTTTCCGATGCCGAACTGCTCGGCCCGGTCGGCCTGTCGATCCCGGCCGGCGAGCCCGGTTTCTCGGCGCTGGAACAGACCTGGGCGCGGCCGACCTACGAGATCAACGGCATCACCGGCGGCTACGGCGGCGAAGGCTTCAAGACGGTCCTGCCGGGCAAGGCCTCGGCCAAGGTCTCGTTCCGGATGGTATCGGGCCAGGACCCCGAAACGATCCGGGCCGCCTTCCGGGCGCATGTCCAGGCTCATATCCCCCCCGACTGCAGCGTCGCCTTCCGGTCGCATGGCGGATCGACCGCAAGCAGCCTGCCGATCGAGGGCCCATCCCTGCGGGCAGCGCTGGCGGCGCTGACCGAGGAGTGGGGCACCGAGGCGGCCGTGGTCGGCAGCGGCGGCTCGATCCCGGTGGTGCGCGACCTGCAGGAGTCGCTCGGCATGGACAGCCTGCTGATCGGCTTCGCCCGCGCCGATAACCGCATCCACTCGCCGAACGAGAAATACGACCTGTCGAGCTTCCATCGCGGCACCCGCTCCTGGGTGCGCGTGCTCTACGCTCTCGCCTCCATCTGA
- the secB gene encoding protein-export chaperone SecB: MSDTLASAIAQTMPSLGGGPTTPEPVLPPLVLSTQYVRDLSFRVPGAPGVYAMQPLQPHVTVQLDVQARQAQENHPVFEVALLIKCSATTHRPAEGQEPPQTAFLLELAYCGIFTLQNVMQAAVEPLLLAECPRLLFPFARSVLADITREAGFPPVMLQPIDFVAMLQTRKLAQGTTAPAPDSQPEQDTGAAAPS; this comes from the coding sequence ATGTCAGACACTCTTGCCTCCGCTATCGCACAGACCATGCCGAGCCTGGGTGGCGGTCCCACGACCCCCGAGCCGGTCCTGCCGCCGCTGGTACTTTCGACGCAGTATGTGCGCGACCTCAGCTTCCGCGTTCCGGGCGCGCCCGGGGTCTATGCGATGCAGCCGTTGCAGCCGCACGTGACGGTGCAGCTCGATGTGCAGGCGCGCCAGGCGCAGGAAAATCATCCGGTGTTCGAGGTCGCCCTGCTGATCAAGTGCAGTGCGACCACGCATCGGCCGGCCGAGGGCCAGGAACCACCGCAGACCGCGTTCCTGCTGGAACTGGCCTATTGCGGCATCTTCACCCTGCAGAACGTGATGCAGGCGGCGGTCGAGCCGCTGCTGCTGGCGGAATGCCCGAGGCTGCTGTTCCCATTCGCCCGAAGCGTGCTCGCCGACATCACCCGCGAGGCTGGGTTTCCGCCGGTCATGCTCCAGCCGATCGACTTCGTCGCCATGCTGCAGACGCGCAAGCTGGCCCAGGGCACCACCGCTCCCGCACCGGACAGCCAGCCGGAGCAGGATACAGGAGCCGCGGCACCCTCCTGA
- a CDS encoding Fic family protein — MAIVLNIHWLEATIVSIMDDPASLSRRFTEACDDTVPAGNLLESSTTVRLDLPHRLALSDALLPLEGTVDAFCRLQTRVRAASFGDRLIRAESRFDALALGTPASSADDLLRLLVLEASEEQPGPRAMRQAANAVEALEHGLLTVHENGASALTLGLLRDMHDRLCAGLDEPVALDETRQSTLVADPMLRDLERFLACSPALPLPVRVAIVVALVECAQPFGSGNRQLAWLLPPMMMAAEGRLPLFLGQTLAAVLADYETALDALRVRHDWEAWICFFLNRMTHAAEVAIDRLERLVSLQQARELELLPLRSDSTARRLAELVLGVPVLTVGTAQAMLGVSFQTANAAVATLQKLGIVTPYSSNRRNRVFIVEGTLAMLAGAGQA; from the coding sequence ATGGCGATCGTTTTAAACATTCACTGGTTGGAAGCGACCATCGTGTCGATCATGGACGACCCGGCAAGCCTCTCACGACGTTTCACCGAAGCCTGCGACGATACCGTCCCTGCGGGAAACCTGCTGGAGAGCTCCACCACCGTCAGGCTCGATCTGCCGCACCGCCTTGCCCTGTCGGACGCGCTCCTGCCGCTCGAAGGCACGGTCGATGCGTTCTGCCGGCTGCAGACACGGGTACGAGCAGCGTCGTTCGGAGATCGCCTGATCCGCGCCGAAAGCCGGTTCGACGCCCTGGCCCTGGGAACACCCGCCAGCAGCGCGGACGACCTTCTGCGCCTGCTGGTCCTGGAGGCTTCGGAGGAACAGCCAGGGCCACGTGCGATGCGCCAGGCGGCGAACGCCGTCGAGGCGCTCGAGCATGGCCTTCTCACGGTTCATGAGAACGGCGCCTCCGCGCTCACCCTCGGCCTGCTGCGGGATATGCACGACCGGCTCTGCGCTGGCCTGGACGAACCGGTAGCTCTCGACGAGACCAGGCAATCCACCCTGGTGGCCGACCCGATGCTGCGGGACCTCGAACGGTTCCTTGCCTGTTCGCCGGCCCTGCCGCTGCCGGTCCGGGTCGCGATCGTGGTGGCGCTGGTCGAGTGCGCCCAGCCGTTCGGGTCGGGCAATCGCCAGCTGGCTTGGCTGCTGCCGCCGATGATGATGGCAGCGGAAGGCCGGCTGCCGCTGTTCCTTGGACAGACCCTTGCAGCAGTCCTGGCGGATTACGAGACGGCCCTGGACGCACTGCGGGTCCGTCACGATTGGGAGGCCTGGATCTGCTTCTTCCTGAACAGGATGACACACGCCGCCGAGGTCGCGATCGACCGGCTGGAGCGCCTGGTGAGCTTGCAGCAGGCTCGCGAGCTCGAGCTCCTGCCACTGCGCTCGGATTCCACCGCGCGCCGGCTTGCCGAACTGGTGCTCGGCGTGCCGGTGCTGACGGTAGGCACGGCACAGGCCATGCTCGGCGTGTCGTTCCAGACGGCCAATGCAGCGGTCGCGACCCTGCAGAAGCTCGGTATCGTGACGCCCTATTCGAGCAATCGGCGCAACCGGGTGTTCATCGTCGAAGGAACTTTGGCGATGCTGGCAGGTGCCGGCCAGGCCTGA
- a CDS encoding lipopolysaccharide assembly protein LapA domain-containing protein has translation MLRLIIALPFLILLVVFVLFNETPQAMVLPGYSWQSSPGVVALIAAVLFFLVGALVVWFSELQQRRRARRAEQQVRALEIQVTELRAQLAQSVAQHVTHQGSIPSLATGTSTGLPPAAY, from the coding sequence ATGCTGCGCCTGATCATTGCACTTCCCTTCCTGATCCTCCTGGTCGTCTTCGTTCTGTTCAACGAGACGCCGCAGGCCATGGTATTGCCCGGCTATTCCTGGCAATCGTCTCCGGGCGTCGTGGCTCTGATCGCCGCGGTGCTGTTCTTCCTGGTCGGTGCCCTGGTGGTCTGGTTCTCCGAACTGCAACAGCGCCGGCGGGCTCGTCGTGCCGAACAGCAGGTGCGTGCTTTGGAGATCCAGGTCACCGAACTGCGTGCGCAACTGGCCCAGTCGGTCGCCCAGCACGTAACCCACCAGGGCAGCATCCCGTCCCTCGCCACCGGCACTTCGACGGGCCTTCCGCCGGCTGCCTACTGA
- the pyrF gene encoding orotidine-5'-phosphate decarboxylase has protein sequence MSGRRNGPTRLILAVDTTDPIQAASWLEAAGSSCDAIKLGLEFTYANGFDAVKRLATDRPLFLDLKLHDIPNTVAAAIRALAPVRPAMLTIHAAGGAAMIEAARDAIETSFPPDEHPILLAVTVLTSLDAEALHSTGVAGGPRQQVLRLGRLALAAGAHGLVCSPHEVAPLRDALGADPCLVVPGIRPAGAATDDQKRIMTPAEAHRAGADWIVVGRPITRAADPGAMAAAIAAELADTILE, from the coding sequence ATGTCCGGTCGACGAAACGGTCCGACCCGGCTGATCCTGGCGGTCGACACGACCGACCCGATACAGGCCGCAAGCTGGCTCGAAGCGGCTGGCTCGTCCTGCGACGCGATCAAGCTGGGGCTGGAATTCACCTACGCGAATGGCTTCGACGCTGTGAAGCGGCTGGCCACAGACCGCCCGTTGTTCCTCGATCTCAAGCTGCACGACATTCCCAACACCGTGGCCGCCGCCATACGGGCCCTGGCCCCGGTCCGGCCGGCGATGCTGACCATCCATGCCGCCGGCGGGGCCGCCATGATCGAGGCCGCGCGTGACGCGATCGAGACCAGCTTCCCGCCCGACGAGCATCCGATCCTGCTGGCGGTGACCGTGCTGACCAGCCTGGACGCCGAGGCGCTGCACTCGACCGGTGTCGCCGGTGGCCCGCGCCAGCAGGTGCTTCGGCTCGGCCGGCTGGCGCTTGCGGCCGGCGCGCATGGCCTGGTCTGTAGTCCGCACGAGGTGGCACCGCTGCGCGACGCGCTCGGCGCCGATCCCTGCCTGGTGGTGCCCGGCATCCGCCCGGCCGGCGCCGCGACCGACGACCAGAAGCGCATCATGACCCCTGCCGAGGCGCACCGCGCCGGTGCGGACTGGATCGTGGTCGGCCGGCCGATCACCCGCGCGGCCGATCCCGGCGCGATGGCCGCTGCCATCGCCGCCGAACTGGCCGATACCATCCTGGAATGA
- a CDS encoding phosphoribosylanthranilate isomerase, translated as MSEDRASRIKVKICGIRDEAALDAAVDAGADWIGFVFFPRSPRFITAPEAAVLHRRLDGKASAVGLFVEPEEGDIERVLQQVPLDILQLYTAPERARYLRERFRRPVWLAHGVSRRDQLPAAHGLDGLVIESRPPDDASRPGGNGLAFDWSILRGWQAPTPWLLAGGLTPANVREAIELSGTSAVDVSSGVESSPGCKDPALIHRFVRSARAD; from the coding sequence ATGAGCGAAGATCGCGCCAGCCGGATCAAGGTGAAGATCTGCGGCATCCGGGACGAGGCCGCGCTGGACGCGGCGGTCGATGCCGGAGCGGACTGGATCGGCTTCGTGTTCTTCCCGCGCTCGCCCCGCTTCATCACTGCGCCGGAAGCAGCGGTGCTGCACCGGCGGCTGGACGGCAAGGCATCCGCCGTCGGGCTGTTCGTCGAGCCGGAAGAGGGCGACATCGAACGCGTCCTGCAGCAGGTGCCGCTTGACATCCTGCAGCTCTACACCGCCCCGGAGCGCGCCCGGTATCTCCGTGAGAGGTTCCGGCGACCGGTCTGGCTGGCGCATGGCGTGAGCCGCCGGGACCAGTTGCCGGCCGCGCATGGCCTGGATGGCCTGGTCATCGAGTCGCGGCCGCCGGACGATGCATCCCGTCCGGGCGGCAACGGCCTAGCTTTCGACTGGTCGATCCTGCGAGGCTGGCAGGCGCCTACCCCCTGGCTGCTCGCGGGCGGCCTGACGCCGGCAAATGTCCGCGAGGCGATTGAGCTGAGCGGCACATCGGCCGTGGACGTCTCCTCGGGCGTTGAAAGCAGCCCCGGATGCAAGGATCCGGCGCTGATCCATCGGTTCGTCAGGTCCGCACGCGCCGACTGA
- a CDS encoding Brp/Blh family beta-carotene 15,15'-dioxygenase encodes MHQGAIAVPAATTRALTRVSPLLLIGAGIAASGWLPSGPATISALLTVIVLGVPHGALDGELARSLLRSRFPRVWFLIFAAPYLALAAGVLLAWHLAPLPTLVLFLIASVLHFGTEDRDSAGRLDVVVHGGLPIAMAVLAHPGATGLVLGTVSRTVMVQPPAWLWAASLIWLACAATWLVRRLQTGQESRLMLPGLLACVFIVAPPVTAFAIYFVCIHAPAHMQGLIRDNFRAPRIRDVRSAALLALPVTALTLLIGAALWPLYHGPADQRLLCLTIQGLAALTLPHMLFETWLSRRVRT; translated from the coding sequence ATGCATCAGGGCGCCATTGCCGTTCCGGCGGCAACGACACGCGCCCTGACCAGGGTTAGCCCGCTCCTGCTCATAGGGGCGGGCATCGCTGCAAGTGGTTGGCTACCGAGTGGGCCAGCCACCATCTCGGCTTTACTGACCGTCATCGTCCTGGGAGTGCCGCATGGTGCTCTCGACGGCGAATTGGCCCGCTCGTTGCTCCGAAGCCGGTTTCCAAGAGTCTGGTTCCTGATCTTCGCCGCGCCTTATCTCGCACTGGCAGCCGGCGTGCTGCTCGCGTGGCATCTTGCGCCACTGCCAACCCTGGTCCTCTTCCTCATCGCATCTGTGCTGCACTTTGGCACCGAGGATCGCGACAGCGCCGGTCGGCTGGACGTGGTGGTCCATGGTGGACTCCCGATCGCGATGGCGGTGCTGGCACATCCAGGGGCGACCGGCCTTGTGCTCGGCACAGTCTCGCGGACTGTCATGGTGCAGCCGCCTGCCTGGTTGTGGGCCGCATCGCTGATATGGCTGGCCTGCGCCGCCACGTGGTTGGTCAGGCGCCTGCAGACGGGTCAGGAATCGCGGCTGATGCTGCCCGGACTGCTGGCCTGCGTATTTATCGTCGCACCACCGGTCACGGCATTCGCTATCTACTTCGTCTGCATTCATGCCCCTGCCCACATGCAGGGCCTGATCCGGGACAATTTCCGTGCCCCGCGCATCCGGGACGTCAGGAGTGCCGCGCTGCTGGCACTGCCGGTCACCGCCCTGACGCTGCTGATCGGCGCGGCATTATGGCCGCTCTATCACGGCCCAGCCGACCAGCGCCTGCTGTGCCTGACGATCCAGGGGCTGGCCGCGCTGACACTGCCGCACATGCTCTTCGAGACCTGGCTCAGTCGGCGCGTGCGGACCTGA
- a CDS encoding bacteriorhodopsin — translation MSASGWLWLTTAIMLIGGLGILLTGKRRTKAEELQTVLHGIVPIIAACSYFAMATGQGAVILPFHTAAAPIDGTRIFYFARYIDWAFTTPLLLVSLAYTAMHAGSKRTGAIVGIVLADVVMIVTSFFFGASEIPSLKWIWFLISCVAFIGVYYVIWVSLMQANHEERDDVQTVYRRNAMILSVIWLIYPLVLLVSPDGLYVVSDTAAIVFILILDVAAKVVYGFMSIASDTKITDRDLSEVYTAPVAGRAAR, via the coding sequence ATGAGTGCTTCAGGCTGGCTCTGGCTGACGACTGCCATCATGCTTATCGGCGGTCTCGGCATTCTCCTTACCGGCAAGCGACGGACTAAAGCGGAAGAATTGCAGACGGTACTTCATGGTATCGTGCCGATCATTGCCGCCTGCTCCTATTTCGCCATGGCGACCGGACAGGGTGCGGTCATTCTGCCGTTCCATACGGCGGCAGCGCCAATCGACGGAACGCGCATCTTCTATTTCGCACGATACATCGACTGGGCGTTCACCACGCCGTTGCTCCTGGTGTCTCTCGCGTACACGGCAATGCATGCCGGCTCTAAGCGGACCGGTGCTATCGTCGGGATCGTGCTGGCCGACGTCGTCATGATCGTGACATCGTTCTTTTTCGGTGCGTCCGAAATCCCGTCCCTGAAGTGGATCTGGTTCCTGATCTCGTGCGTTGCCTTCATCGGCGTGTATTACGTGATCTGGGTCTCACTGATGCAGGCGAACCACGAAGAGCGTGATGACGTGCAGACGGTCTATCGTCGCAACGCGATGATCCTGTCGGTCATCTGGCTCATCTACCCGCTGGTGTTGCTCGTATCACCGGACGGGCTCTATGTGGTCAGCGACACTGCGGCGATCGTGTTCATCCTGATCCTCGATGTCGCTGCGAAGGTGGTCTACGGGTTCATGTCGATCGCGTCCGACACCAAGATTACCGACCGTGACCTGTCAGAGGTCTATACCGCGCCTGTCGCCGGCCGCGCTGCCCGGTAG